The genomic stretch TTGAAGTCAGGATCGTACTTGCGTTGTTTGCTCATAAACACACCTCTCCTTCCCCGTAGGGTAGTTGGTGTGTCCGCTAAAGTGAAGATAGCTCAAGGCGGCCTGACCGGGCCAACCCGAGCCGCCCCCCCCCGGCCACACTCCTGCCACACCCAGGACCTTCTTGCAAAAAAACGCCGCGCCCCTCATGATGAAAATCGAAAACGACACCCGCACCTCAGGAGCCCCCATGGAACCGACACAGCTTGGATTTGAACAAAGCCGAACCCTTCTGGATGCGTACGACATCCCCGTCCTGGGCCGCATGATCCGCACGCCTGAGCAGGCCGTGCTCGCCGCGCGGGAACTCGGTTTCCCGGTGGCCATGAAAACGGTCTCTAGCCAGATCATCCACAAGACCGATCTGGGCTGCGTGCTCCTGAACCTCAAGGATCAGACCGAGCTTGAAGCCGGATACGCCCAGCTCATGGACAACGTCCGCGCCGCCGGAGTGACGGAAATCGACGGCATCCTGATCCAGCCCATGGTGAGGCCAGGTCTTGAGGTGCTCATCGGCGCCACCCAGGACGCCAGCTTCGGACCCATGACCATGATCGGATCCGGCGGGCGCTTTGTCGAACTGCTGGGCGATGTGGCACCGGGCATCGGCATTCTGGAGGAAGGCGAGGTCATGGCCATGTTGGACAGGACTCGCGCCGGGCGCATTCTGGACGGATTTCGCGGACCGGCCCTGGACAAAAAGGCCGCCATCCGGCTGGCCGTGAACGTGTCGCGATTCATGGCCGAACACCCCGAAATCCATGAGCTCGATCTGAATCCCGTCATCGTCTACGAAGAAGGCTTCGCCATTGTCGACGCCCGTCTCATTGCCGGCGAACCGGTCCATTACCCCCGTCAGACCGATGTCTCGCCGCAAAAAATGAGCAGCCTGCACACAATCTTCAATCCCAAATCCGTGGTTTTGTACGGCGCCTCCAACACCGGCACGGTGGGCGGCATCGTGCTCCAGAACCTGCGCCGCCTGGACCGCATCTATCCCATCAACCCGCGCACGACCACGCTGCATGGCATGCGTTGCTACCCAAGCCTTGAAAGCCTGCCCGAGGTGCCCGAGATGGCGGTGTTCGTCATCAACTCGGAAACGGTGGTCCGCGAATTCGAGAAATTCTGCGTGGCCGGAGGCAAGGGCGCCATCATCATCAGCGACGGCTTTGCCGAATCCGGACGGCGGGAGCTTGAAGAGAGGCTGCGCAGCCTCAGCCTGGAGTACGGAGTCAGCTACATCGGTCCCAACTGTCTCGGGATCATCGACAATTTTTCGGGAGTGAACACCATGTTCATTCCTCCCCATCGCACGGGAGTCATCCGCGAGCAGGGCGGAATCGGCATCATCTCCCAAAGCGGCGGCATCGGCATGGAGCTCATGGAGATGCTCGAAGCCGACCGGGTGGGCATGGGCAAATGGGTGTCCTGCGGCAACTCCAGCAGCGTCGGCGTGGCGGAGATCCTGGCGCACATGGGCCAGGACCCGCGCATCGAGGTCATCGCCATCTATCTGGAAGGGCTGTCCGAGGGGCTCAAACTCATGGAAATCGGACGGCAGGTGGCGGCCCAAAAGCCCGTGGTCATCATCAAGGGCGGCTCGGGTGGCGGCAAGGAGGCGACCATGTCCCACACGGCATCGCTGGCGGGCAGTCACGAAGCCTTCCGGGCCTGTTGCTCCCAGGCCGGATTCTACCTCATCGAGGACCTGACCGAAGACCCGAAGATCATGGTCAACGTGCTCTCCATCCTGACCACGCAGCCCAAGGCAAAGGGCAAGCGCACGGCGGTGGTCAGCGTCGGCGGCGGCGCGGCGGTGCTGCTGGCCGACCAGATCACGGCCGAAGGCCTGGAGCTGGCCCGGTTCACCCCGGAAACCAGAAGACGTCTGCAGGACCTGCTGCGCGAAAACATCAAGGCCTCGAACCCCGACGATCTGGAGCAGATGCTCGTCAACGTCGGCAACAATCCACTTGATCTTCTGGGCAACTGCGATGATCGCAGGCTCATCCGTGCGCTGGAGATCATCGCCGATGACCCGGACACCGACGTTATCGTGGCCGCCATCTACCTGCAGGTGCCCTACCTTTCCGAGTATCTGGCCGAACGACTGGTCGAGTTCAGGCGTTCCATCGACAAGCCCTTCATCGTCTCCCCACGCGGGCTGTGCACGCATGTGACCAGATTCCGGGAGTCCCTCTACGCCAAACGGTTCCACACCTACACCGTGCCGATGGTCAAACCGCTCAGCATCGCGCTGGACATCTGGGAGCGCTACGACCGCAACTTCATGAGCGAAGCCGAACTCCGGGAAGATTGAAGAACGCTGCCACACGCACACAAGAAAACCCGGCCATTGCGAATTGCAACGGTCGGGTTTTCTTTCCCGTTTTTGGTGTGCCCCTAGGCTACTTTTTGGCTTCCGCTCCCCAGAGCTGCCTCAGGCGCTGGTCGCGACCGCAGCCTTGGCGATAGAAATGATATCTCAGGGGATTTTTCTTGTAGTAATCCTGATGATATTCCTCGGCGGCATAAAATTCAGCCCTGGGCAGAATCTCGGTTGCGATCTTGAATCCCCGGGCCTCTTCAAGCTGGGCCTTGGAAGCCCGCGCGGCGGATTCCTCGGCCTCGTCCGCAAAGAATACAGCGGACCGGTACTGAGGACCGCGATCGCAAAACTGGCCACCGGCATCGGTTGGGTCTATGTTGCGCCAAAAAACGTCAAGGAGTTTCCCAAAATCGACCAGCTCCGGATCATACTTCACCCGCATGGCCTCAATATGCCCGCTGGTTCCGGACGAAACCTGTTCGTAGGTCGGATTCGGGATCTGTCCGCCCGTGTATCCCGCCTCGGTTTCCAAGACACCGGGCAGGGCGTCAAAGGGTCCTTCAAGGCACCAGAAACATCCACCCGCGAATACCGCCTCTTTTGTCTGTGCAGCCACGTTACCTCCAAACAAGCCTGAAATCAGAAGAGCCAGAATCAATGATTTTCCCATGAGGCCTCCTTACAGATGTCACTGCAAAAAGTCGTCATCCCCTTGAAGAAGGGGATCCATGCCTTTTTAACTATCTGAAAAGAATGGATTCCCGCCTTCGAGGGAATGACACTCGGGTTCTTTTGCGACTTTTTTGCAGTGTCGTCCTTACAGTTCCGTTCCAGAATCCCAGAGCGCACCTTCCGCAAGGAAAGGAATCCCTCCGGAACTCAGCCCGCCCTGATACAAAACCCCGTCCAGGGCGTAGGTCAGCTTGCCCGGACCGTTCTGAAAGGTCATGATCTGACGCAACAGGTCCAGTGTCGAGGCGGAGGCCTCGACTTTGAAAACCGCCTCGCTCAAAGCCTCCACCCGCCCATTCTCCGAAGACACTGCGGGCAGAAGATTCATGTCATTGAAACGTGCATTGACCCTGACTCCGGTCCAGGTCAATGCAAAAGGATTGGGGTTTACTATCCGCAAAGTCAAAGCAACTCTTTGCTCAAAGAGAGTGCTGCTTGCGGGAACCACATTGACCAGTCTCACCGTTGGGGACTCCATTTTTTGCCCAAAATGGGCACATCCGGAAATCGCAATAAAAAAAGAAACTACAAGAAACAACGCGAGACGTCTCATTTCCCCTCCCTTCAAACCAGGATCATAACATACTTCAACGTGCTTCCCAAACGGGAAAAGTTTCTGGAAGCTGCTCATCAGACAACCTCCACTGATCTTCTCCGTCGACATTTTTCCGCCCTGCATACCTCAGAATCACCTTCTTCGGTCCATGGGCAAAGAATCCATTTCCTCCCAGAACTTCGAGCGCCTCGTTTTCGTCGGGATACTCAAGAGCCGAGACGTAACAGATTCTTTCACCGTTCTTCTCTATGCAATGCGGTTCAAAATAACGCATGAAGTGCAACAAGGTATTCATAT from Desulfomicrobium macestii encodes the following:
- a CDS encoding acetate--CoA ligase family protein, coding for MEPTQLGFEQSRTLLDAYDIPVLGRMIRTPEQAVLAARELGFPVAMKTVSSQIIHKTDLGCVLLNLKDQTELEAGYAQLMDNVRAAGVTEIDGILIQPMVRPGLEVLIGATQDASFGPMTMIGSGGRFVELLGDVAPGIGILEEGEVMAMLDRTRAGRILDGFRGPALDKKAAIRLAVNVSRFMAEHPEIHELDLNPVIVYEEGFAIVDARLIAGEPVHYPRQTDVSPQKMSSLHTIFNPKSVVLYGASNTGTVGGIVLQNLRRLDRIYPINPRTTTLHGMRCYPSLESLPEVPEMAVFVINSETVVREFEKFCVAGGKGAIIISDGFAESGRRELEERLRSLSLEYGVSYIGPNCLGIIDNFSGVNTMFIPPHRTGVIREQGGIGIISQSGGIGMELMEMLEADRVGMGKWVSCGNSSSVGVAEILAHMGQDPRIEVIAIYLEGLSEGLKLMEIGRQVAAQKPVVIIKGGSGGGKEATMSHTASLAGSHEAFRACCSQAGFYLIEDLTEDPKIMVNVLSILTTQPKAKGKRTAVVSVGGGAAVLLADQITAEGLELARFTPETRRRLQDLLRENIKASNPDDLEQMLVNVGNNPLDLLGNCDDRRLIRALEIIADDPDTDVIVAAIYLQVPYLSEYLAERLVEFRRSIDKPFIVSPRGLCTHVTRFRESLYAKRFHTYTVPMVKPLSIALDIWERYDRNFMSEAELRED
- the msrA gene encoding peptide-methionine (S)-S-oxide reductase MsrA, with protein sequence MAAQTKEAVFAGGCFWCLEGPFDALPGVLETEAGYTGGQIPNPTYEQVSSGTSGHIEAMRVKYDPELVDFGKLLDVFWRNIDPTDAGGQFCDRGPQYRSAVFFADEAEESAARASKAQLEEARGFKIATEILPRAEFYAAEEYHQDYYKKNPLRYHFYRQGCGRDQRLRQLWGAEAKK
- a CDS encoding LEA type 2 family protein, giving the protein MSSFQKLFPFGKHVEVCYDPGLKGGEMRRLALFLVVSFFIAISGCAHFGQKMESPTVRLVNVVPASSTLFEQRVALTLRIVNPNPFALTWTGVRVNARFNDMNLLPAVSSENGRVEALSEAVFKVEASASTLDLLRQIMTFQNGPGKLTYALDGVLYQGGLSSGGIPFLAEGALWDSGTEL